In one Spirosoma rigui genomic region, the following are encoded:
- a CDS encoding zinc dependent phospholipase C family protein has protein sequence MMCQMYNGFIWLFVSCKLFFCGDLTYGLTSHPEVVRYTGVTNRKAVGEHAQNGQPVWGFYAHQQINRLAVFTLPTEMIPFFKKHIDFLTDNAVNPDKRRYAVVGEAPRHFIDLDAYADTSAATLPRFYKDAAERYGDDTLALHGLVPWQIQLTKYQLTEAFKQRDVRRILRIAADLGHYIADANVPLHTTRNYNGQLTNQQGIHAFWESRLPELFSTDYDFLTGQAEYVLSPQRAAWRAVFDAHAALDSVLRFEKVLTDELGDKRKYGFEERNGVTAKVYSSDFSRQYHERLRGQVERQMRASVKMVGNFWYTCWVDAGQPDLRALARYQLSAREQHEEAEEKKSWLKRLFSARSEE, from the coding sequence ATGATGTGTCAAATGTACAACGGTTTTATTTGGTTGTTTGTTTCCTGCAAACTTTTTTTCTGCGGTGACCTGACCTATGGATTGACGAGCCATCCGGAAGTGGTCAGGTACACGGGTGTGACAAATAGGAAAGCCGTTGGAGAACACGCGCAGAACGGGCAGCCAGTTTGGGGGTTTTATGCTCATCAGCAGATCAATCGGCTGGCGGTGTTTACCTTACCCACCGAGATGATCCCGTTCTTCAAGAAACACATCGATTTTCTGACCGACAATGCCGTTAACCCCGACAAACGCCGGTATGCCGTGGTGGGGGAGGCTCCGCGCCACTTTATCGACCTCGATGCCTATGCCGACACGTCGGCTGCGACCCTGCCGCGCTTCTATAAGGATGCGGCTGAGCGCTACGGTGACGATACGCTGGCACTGCATGGTCTGGTACCCTGGCAGATTCAACTGACGAAGTACCAACTGACGGAAGCGTTCAAACAGCGGGATGTCCGGCGGATTCTGCGAATAGCCGCCGACCTGGGACACTATATTGCTGACGCCAATGTGCCGCTGCATACCACCCGCAATTACAACGGGCAGCTAACGAATCAGCAGGGTATCCATGCCTTCTGGGAGTCGCGCCTGCCGGAGCTGTTCAGCACCGACTATGATTTTCTGACGGGTCAGGCTGAGTACGTACTATCGCCCCAGCGGGCGGCCTGGCGGGCCGTGTTCGATGCCCACGCTGCCCTGGATTCGGTCTTGCGGTTCGAGAAAGTGCTGACCGACGAGCTGGGCGATAAACGGAAATATGGCTTTGAAGAACGCAACGGGGTTACGGCCAAGGTATACTCGTCCGATTTCTCGCGACAATACCACGAGCGGTTGCGGGGGCAGGTCGAGCGTCAAATGCGCGCTTCGGTGAAGATGGTGGGTAATTTCTGGTACACCTGCTGGGTCGACGCGGGGCAGCCCGATTTGCGGGCACTGGCCCGATACCAGCTCAGCGCACGGGAGCAGCACGAAGAAGCTGAGGAGAAAAAGAGCTGGCTGAAACGCCTTTTCTCCGCCCGTAGCGAAGAATGA
- a CDS encoding Dabb family protein yields MNAKSKGYTIIVVLMCAFALTIYGAYSPARKAQKQQIVCIKFKKGVENAAVEQHMNGFAGLKHEIPQIVGYTSGKTIRPNQAVSEYDVVHYLTFQTEADMHIFEQSAAYKEFIAQNKGVWENTLTVNADIRP; encoded by the coding sequence ATGAATGCCAAGTCAAAAGGTTACACTATCATCGTTGTGCTAATGTGCGCATTTGCTTTAACAATCTACGGTGCTTACTCACCTGCCAGAAAAGCTCAGAAACAGCAAATTGTGTGCATAAAATTCAAAAAAGGGGTTGAAAACGCAGCTGTTGAGCAGCATATGAATGGTTTTGCGGGCTTAAAGCATGAAATTCCACAGATAGTCGGTTACACATCGGGTAAGACAATTCGGCCCAATCAGGCGGTTTCAGAGTACGATGTTGTTCATTATCTGACGTTTCAGACCGAAGCCGACATGCATATTTTTGAACAGAGTGCGGCTTACAAGGAATTTATCGCGCAGAACAAAGGTGTCTGGGAAAACACGTTGACCGTCAACGCCGATATTCGTCCCTAG